A single window of Nicotiana sylvestris chromosome 3, ASM39365v2, whole genome shotgun sequence DNA harbors:
- the LOC104234753 gene encoding trihelix transcription factor ENAP2-like, which yields MESQTAVPTRPHAGGREDCWSEGATETLIEAWGDRYIRLNRGNLRQKDWKEVADTVNSRQNGVKPQRTDVQCKNRIDTLKKKYKLEKTKSSPSKWPFYNCLDYLIGTNNVSTSPCNRKLTAAITLTVKSSSNPNPNFGAVNYSGSSSRMNSSGSNYSSHDDLPFGSGGRKNKMEYVGLAEETTAYKELARAILRFGEIYERIESTKQQQMVELEKQRMKFTKDLEVQRMNMFMETQLQIERAKRPARHPTSTGK from the coding sequence ATGGAGAGCCAAACCGCTGTCCCCACTAGGCCTCACGCCGGTGGACGTGAAGACTGCTGGAGTGAAGGTGCCACTGAAACCCTAATCGAAGCTTGGGGCGATCGTTACATCAGGCTTAATCGCGGCAATCTCCGGCAGAAGGACTGGAAGGAAGTCGCTGACACCGTTAACTCCCGTCAAAACGGCGTTAAGCCTCAGCGCACCGATGTACAGTGTAAGAACCGGATCGATACTTTGAAGAAGAAGTACAAGCTTGAGAAAACCAAGTCATCTCCGTCTAAATGGCCGTTTTATAACTGTCTCGATTATCTCATCGGTACCAATAACGTTTCTACCTCGCCGTGTAATAGAAAATTGACTGCCGCGATTACACTTACCGTTAAGTCAAGCTCTAACCCTAACCCTAACTTTGGTGCCGTGAATTATTCCGGCAGTTCATCGAGGATGAATTCAAGTGGTTCAAATTACAGCTCGCACGATGATTTGCCGTTTGGGAGTGGAGGGAGGAAGAATAAAATGGAGTATGTAGGATTAGCGGAGGAAACTACAGCGTACAAGGAGTTGGCGCGGGCAATATTGAGGTTTGGGGAAATATATGAGAGAATTGAGAGCACAAAGCAGCAGCAGATGGTGGAGTTGGAGAAGCAGAGGATGAAATTCACCAAGGACCTGGAGGTTCAGCGGATGAATATGTTCATGGAAACTCAGTTGCAGATTGAAAGAGCTAAACGTCCTGCCAGGCATCCTACTTCGACAG